The Roseicyclus marinus genome has a segment encoding these proteins:
- a CDS encoding Ldh family oxidoreductase: MTPDAEAIAAEALRRFVAEALMSRGVPRTDAAKVSALMVEADLYGYGTHGVFRLRQYLARLRDGGYNASPVLSVVKETSATALIDGDNGLGHLAMSAARDLAIDKARKVGIGWVGVRRGNHAGPLALYVRPQAEAGMLGMAAAVGSANHVPPYGGSDLLLGTNPIAVSAPVDGPDPFVFDMATTVAAMGKIKTLIQRGEPMPEGWMVGKDGQPLTDPSRASEGFLLPIGGPKGFGLSVVIGLFAGVLNGAAFGSDVVDFTADTTSETNTGQFVMALDPAAFGLGDGFAKRAAAVFAEMRASLPLPGHDPVRLPGDGKAAVAEAQRRDGLTLNPSLQRDLNALATDCGLVAPFTAA, encoded by the coding sequence ATGACGCCTGACGCGGAGGCCATCGCGGCCGAGGCCCTGCGCCGGTTCGTGGCAGAGGCACTGATGTCGCGGGGCGTGCCCCGGACCGACGCGGCCAAGGTCTCGGCGCTGATGGTTGAGGCCGATCTCTACGGCTATGGCACGCATGGCGTGTTCCGTCTGCGCCAATATCTCGCGCGGCTGAGGGACGGGGGGTACAATGCATCCCCCGTCCTCTCCGTGGTTAAAGAGACGAGCGCGACGGCCCTGATCGACGGGGATAACGGGCTTGGGCATCTTGCCATGTCTGCGGCACGCGATCTGGCCATCGACAAGGCGCGCAAGGTCGGCATCGGCTGGGTGGGCGTTCGGCGCGGCAATCACGCAGGCCCCTTGGCGCTATATGTTCGTCCGCAGGCAGAGGCCGGGATGCTCGGCATGGCCGCCGCCGTGGGCAGCGCCAACCACGTGCCACCCTATGGCGGCTCGGATCTGCTGCTCGGCACCAATCCCATCGCCGTCTCGGCCCCAGTCGACGGCCCCGATCCCTTCGTCTTCGACATGGCGACGACGGTCGCGGCGATGGGCAAGATCAAGACCCTGATCCAACGCGGCGAGCCGATGCCCGAAGGATGGATGGTCGGCAAGGACGGCCAACCGCTGACCGACCCGTCCCGCGCATCCGAAGGCTTCCTCTTGCCCATTGGTGGGCCGAAAGGCTTTGGCCTGTCGGTGGTCATCGGCCTGTTCGCGGGGGTGCTGAACGGTGCTGCCTTCGGATCGGATGTCGTCGATTTCACCGCCGATACGACCTCCGAGACGAACACCGGCCAGTTCGTGATGGCACTCGATCCGGCGGCATTCGGTCTCGGCGATGGCTTCGCCAAAAGGGCCGCAGCTGTTTTTGCGGAGATGCGCGCCTCGCTCCCTCTGCCCGGCCATGACCCGGTGCGTCTGCCCGGCGACGGGAAAGCCGCCGTGGCCGAGGCTCAGCGCCGCGACGGCCTGACGCTGAACCCTTCCTTGCAGCGCGACCTGAACGCCCTCGCCACCGACTGCGGATTGGTCGCGCCTTTCACTGCAGCTTGA
- a CDS encoding GNAT family N-acetyltransferase — translation MPQTLQYGLIAPDDPALAGLIDRHAAESARHYPADSNHHLDGPALAAQGAILFAARLGGPDGPVRAMGGYAPLSATEAEIKSMHVETALRGQGAGARILTLILDHAKASGFARLWLETGSLPASAPARRLYARAGFTPCPPFGTYRPDPMSVFMTRTL, via the coding sequence ATGCCCCAGACGCTTCAGTATGGCCTGATCGCGCCCGACGATCCCGCACTGGCCGGGCTGATCGACCGCCACGCCGCCGAAAGCGCGCGCCATTACCCGGCGGACAGCAACCACCACCTCGACGGTCCGGCACTCGCCGCGCAGGGCGCGATCCTCTTCGCCGCGCGCCTTGGCGGCCCCGATGGCCCGGTCCGCGCCATGGGTGGCTATGCGCCCCTGTCCGCGACCGAGGCCGAGATCAAATCGATGCATGTCGAAACCGCCCTGCGCGGCCAGGGGGCGGGGGCACGCATCCTCACGCTGATCCTCGATCACGCCAAGGCATCGGGCTTTGCCCGTCTCTGGCTCGAAACCGGCAGCCTGCCCGCCTCCGCCCCCGCGCGGCGGCTCTACGCCCGGGCAGGCTTCACCCCCTGCCCGCCTTTCGGCACCTACCGCCCCGACCCGATGAGCGTCTTCATGACCCGCACGCTTTGA
- a CDS encoding methyl-accepting chemotaxis protein: MFDQSPAPIKANALAVATEDHSAAVAEIARRIGDLAVSIAAAAGDVQDVSELSRHQRDGFRHIRAQVGAMASSGAEVHTAASSALDRSHGAEEKIAVTSAHLSDMVAQVTVLTQIVAEINDRLETVTETLRGVSRVSRHVDSIARQTNLLSLNAAVEAARAGAAGRGFAVVAGEVKKLSTQTSEATQEIETTVGRLSGELTWVIEQVTQAAGVAAQIKSVTSEVEGDIHDLPEIFGSVRRAQENIVAASTRIGASLDQTRDRVEALSDTVERSTASLGFASEKLMDITDASETITGISARLGIETVDTPYVEAVQKAAAMVTGLFERAIEAGQISLTDLFDEAYAPVAGSDPQQHLTRFARFTDQVLPLVQEPMLALSGRVVFCAATDRNGYIATHNLKFSQPQKPGDPGWKAKYARNRRIFNDRVGLRAGQSERPFLLQAYRRDMGGGEFKMMKDVSAPIRVRGRHWGGLRLAYLAE, from the coding sequence ATGTTTGACCAGTCTCCTGCCCCGATCAAAGCAAACGCGCTTGCGGTCGCGACCGAGGACCATAGTGCCGCAGTGGCCGAGATCGCGCGGCGGATCGGTGATCTTGCGGTTTCCATCGCGGCGGCTGCCGGGGATGTGCAGGATGTGTCCGAATTGTCCCGCCACCAGCGCGACGGGTTCCGGCATATCCGCGCGCAGGTGGGGGCCATGGCGAGCAGCGGTGCCGAGGTTCATACCGCCGCCTCTTCGGCCCTGGACCGGTCGCATGGGGCGGAGGAAAAGATCGCCGTCACCAGTGCGCATCTGTCGGACATGGTGGCGCAGGTCACGGTGCTGACCCAGATCGTCGCCGAGATCAACGACCGGCTGGAGACGGTCACCGAAACCTTGCGGGGCGTGTCGCGGGTGTCGCGGCATGTCGACAGCATCGCGCGGCAGACGAACCTGTTGTCCCTGAACGCGGCGGTGGAGGCGGCGCGGGCCGGTGCCGCGGGGCGCGGGTTTGCCGTGGTCGCGGGCGAGGTCAAGAAACTGTCCACCCAGACCAGCGAAGCGACGCAGGAGATCGAGACCACGGTGGGCCGCCTGTCGGGCGAGCTGACCTGGGTGATCGAGCAGGTGACGCAGGCCGCCGGTGTCGCGGCACAGATCAAGTCGGTCACCAGCGAGGTCGAGGGCGACATCCATGATCTGCCCGAGATTTTCGGGTCGGTGCGCCGCGCGCAGGAGAATATCGTCGCGGCCTCGACCCGGATCGGCGCATCGCTGGACCAGACCCGCGATCGGGTCGAAGCCTTGTCCGATACGGTGGAACGGTCGACGGCGAGCCTTGGCTTTGCGTCGGAGAAGCTGATGGACATCACCGATGCGTCCGAGACGATCACGGGGATTTCGGCACGGCTGGGGATCGAGACGGTGGACACCCCCTATGTGGAGGCGGTGCAGAAGGCGGCGGCGATGGTCACGGGCCTGTTCGAGCGCGCGATCGAGGCGGGGCAGATCAGCCTGACCGATCTGTTCGACGAAGCCTATGCGCCGGTCGCGGGATCCGATCCGCAACAGCATCTGACGCGCTTTGCCCGTTTCACCGACCAGGTGCTGCCATTGGTGCAGGAACCGATGCTGGCCTTGTCGGGGCGCGTGGTGTTTTGCGCGGCGACCGACCGGAACGGCTATATCGCGACCCATAACCTCAAGTTCAGCCAGCCGCAAAAGCCGGGCGATCCGGGCTGGAAAGCGAAATACGCGCGCAACCGGCGCATCTTCAACGACCGGGTGGGATTGCGCGCGGGCCAGAGCGAGCGGCCCTTCCTGTTGCAGGCCTATCGCCGCGACATGGGCGGTGGCGAGTTCAAGATGATGAAGGACGTATCGGCCCCGATCCGCGTTCGGGGGCGGCATTGGGGTGGTCTGCGTCTTGCCTACCTCGCGGAATGA
- a CDS encoding ABC transporter permease, with protein MSDVQENPSPERAEDTVWVQQVSFIDSVPRSIAMAFVFIVFVGTWQLVTSLGLVSPIILPTPWETLEDMIFVGRNLLGGGYLLGALWITILEVVYGFALAIAIGFSLGVLVGETAFGEKAVMPYLVAIDTMPKVAFAPLFVAWLGFGIESKVALAAFIATFPIVVGTAAGLHSADENARMLFKTMGASRWQTLIKMKLPTGLPQIFTGLKIGAVGVMAGAITGEFLGGGQGFGEQIRVAASQLNTPRVFSLILYLSLVGLALYVLVQYVQRKVVFWHKERVGAHDA; from the coding sequence GTGAGCGACGTTCAAGAAAATCCCTCCCCGGAGCGGGCCGAGGATACGGTCTGGGTGCAACAGGTCTCGTTCATCGACTCCGTCCCACGTTCGATCGCGATGGCTTTCGTCTTCATCGTCTTCGTCGGCACATGGCAACTTGTCACGAGCTTGGGATTGGTTTCCCCGATCATCCTGCCGACACCGTGGGAAACGCTCGAGGACATGATCTTCGTCGGCCGCAACCTGCTCGGGGGTGGATATCTTCTGGGCGCTCTCTGGATCACGATCCTCGAAGTGGTCTACGGCTTCGCCCTTGCCATCGCGATCGGCTTTTCGCTGGGCGTTCTGGTGGGCGAAACGGCCTTCGGCGAAAAGGCGGTCATGCCCTATCTCGTGGCGATCGACACCATGCCCAAGGTCGCCTTCGCACCGCTCTTCGTGGCTTGGCTGGGCTTCGGCATCGAATCGAAAGTGGCGCTTGCGGCCTTCATCGCGACCTTTCCCATCGTGGTCGGCACGGCGGCAGGTCTGCATTCGGCCGATGAAAACGCCCGCATGCTGTTCAAGACCATGGGCGCAAGCCGCTGGCAAACGCTGATCAAGATGAAGCTGCCGACGGGCCTGCCGCAGATCTTCACCGGCCTCAAGATCGGCGCGGTCGGTGTGATGGCAGGCGCGATCACCGGCGAATTTCTCGGGGGTGGCCAGGGGTTCGGCGAACAGATCCGGGTCGCGGCGTCCCAGCTAAATACGCCGCGGGTCTTTTCGCTGATCCTCTATCTCAGCCTTGTCGGCCTCGCGCTCTATGTCCTTGTCCAATACGTCCAGCGCAAGGTCGTGTTCTGGCACAAGGAACGCGTGGGCGCCCATGACGCCTGA
- a CDS encoding sugar kinase, protein MTRILSIGECMVELAPTDTTGLWRQGIAGDTLNTAWYARASLPPDWSVDYATRLGRDRFSDDIADFLTANGIGTRHITRDDTRQPGLYAISLDANGERSFTYWRGQSAARALADDPAPLARALDGATLAFTSGITLAILPPAGRETLLQSLAEARSRGTRIAFDPNIRPRLWEDLETARHWITRAAGIADIVLPSFDDEAATFGDPSPEATRTRYRHAGATEIVVKNAGRPILWADASAEGHVTDLPTAIPVDTTGAGDSFNGAYLAARLLGQDIPGSITAAHAMALRVIAHRGALIPTDTVSPPCHD, encoded by the coding sequence ATGACCCGCATCCTCTCCATCGGCGAATGCATGGTCGAACTTGCCCCGACCGACACAACCGGCCTCTGGCGGCAGGGCATCGCGGGCGATACGCTCAACACCGCGTGGTATGCCCGCGCCAGCCTGCCACCCGACTGGAGCGTCGATTACGCCACACGGCTCGGCCGCGACCGGTTTTCCGACGATATCGCGGATTTCCTGACCGCGAACGGCATCGGCACCCGCCACATCACCCGCGACGACACCCGCCAGCCGGGGCTTTACGCGATCAGCCTCGACGCCAATGGCGAACGCAGCTTCACCTATTGGCGCGGCCAATCCGCCGCGCGGGCCCTCGCCGATGATCCCGCCCCGCTGGCCCGGGCGCTCGATGGCGCAACCCTCGCCTTCACCTCCGGCATCACCTTGGCGATCCTGCCCCCGGCAGGGCGCGAAACCCTGCTGCAGAGCCTGGCCGAGGCGCGCAGCCGTGGCACCCGCATCGCCTTTGACCCCAACATCCGCCCAAGACTTTGGGAGGATCTTGAGACCGCCCGCCACTGGATCACCCGCGCGGCCGGCATCGCCGACATCGTCCTGCCCAGCTTCGATGACGAGGCCGCGACCTTTGGCGACCCTTCGCCCGAGGCGACCCGGACCCGCTACCGCCACGCAGGCGCGACCGAGATCGTGGTCAAGAATGCAGGCCGCCCCATCCTTTGGGCCGATGCCAGCGCCGAGGGGCATGTCACCGACCTGCCCACAGCCATCCCCGTCGACACCACCGGCGCGGGCGACAGTTTCAACGGGGCCTATCTGGCCGCCCGCCTTCTGGGCCAGGACATCCCCGGGTCCATCACCGCCGCTCATGCCATGGCACTGCGCGTCATCGCCCATCGCGGCGCCCTGATCCCGACCGATACGGTAAGCCCCCCATGCCACGATTGA
- a CDS encoding ABC transporter ATP-binding protein: MAVAHDYSGAPLGAPVYELTHVGKTYARNRVVALEDVSLTLRKGSFTSVIGSSGCGKSTLLKIMAGLIPPSSGRVVLQGKPVTGPRRDIGMMFQQATLFPWKTAVENIVLPIEIRDGKAAAKKAREKALELLDIVGLKGFEEVYPNELSGGMAQRASICRMLITEPAVLLLDEPFSALDELSRDNMNMELQRICRETEATAFLVTHSIQEAVILSDEIVVMKPRPGRIAEIVKVDLPRPRTLHMMTTPEFGETVDYIRDLLDKGEDM, translated from the coding sequence ATGGCCGTAGCACATGACTATTCCGGCGCGCCCCTTGGCGCGCCGGTTTACGAGCTCACCCATGTGGGCAAGACATATGCGCGCAACCGCGTCGTGGCCCTCGAGGATGTCAGCCTGACCCTGCGCAAGGGCAGCTTCACATCCGTCATCGGCTCAAGCGGTTGCGGCAAGTCCACGCTCCTCAAGATCATGGCGGGCCTCATTCCGCCCAGCAGCGGGCGGGTGGTCTTGCAGGGCAAACCCGTCACCGGGCCGCGCCGCGATATCGGCATGATGTTCCAGCAAGCCACCCTGTTCCCGTGGAAAACCGCGGTCGAAAACATCGTTCTTCCGATCGAGATCCGGGACGGCAAGGCGGCGGCGAAAAAGGCGCGGGAAAAGGCCCTTGAATTGCTCGATATCGTCGGGCTCAAGGGGTTCGAGGAAGTCTATCCGAACGAGCTGTCGGGCGGCATGGCCCAACGCGCCTCGATCTGCCGGATGCTGATCACGGAACCCGCCGTTCTGCTTCTGGACGAGCCGTTCAGCGCCCTCGACGAGCTGTCACGCGACAACATGAACATGGAGCTTCAGCGGATCTGCCGCGAAACGGAAGCGACCGCCTTTCTCGTGACCCATTCGATCCAGGAAGCCGTGATCCTTTCGGACGAGATCGTGGTGATGAAACCGCGGCCGGGCCGGATCGCGGAAATCGTGAAGGTCGATCTGCCTCGGCCCCGCACGCTCCACATGATGACCACGCCCGAATTCGGCGAAACCGTCGATTACATCCGGGACCTTCTGGACAAGGGAGAAGATATGTGA
- a CDS encoding YbcC family protein, producing MFMKHAKIAPARISEILTAAEAAGRAIPPAFPLDATVAVNPFLGQTGEDLAKASARLMRVAGTRATPALTDYATRIAEGRLTQTDITAAWEAAAPATRPASPEVLIAMAKAATDTGPVTPLPGIADLAARATGIDWPSIIEKSMGLWAAGHFDQGQALWSAGPKDSAFAAWRAWASHDLTPEIAGLSGFCAHAAAAPDTTERAILRAAEALGLCAASAETVFHRLYMDLGGWAQHARWLLWQAELSGTTDTTLADLLAIRLIWDEALLAHIPTIAPDWAATRDAHRAPVEPDAETAALAILQEAAERAHQRSLIATLDGSGPAADTRPHLQAAFCIDVRSEVFRRALESVDPGIATVGFAGFFGLPLSHLAQGSDVAAAHLPVLLTPSLTTTSQADPATEQDIRIRARTRRAWGRFRQAAVSSFAFVEAAGPLYAGKLLRDALGLGHHATPPQPCPQVIGGLSPEAKADTAAAVLKAMSLRDGHGRFVLLLGHGGQVTNNPHESAYHCGACGGQTGEVSARLLATLLNDPETRAGLPARGITLPDDTLFIAGLHDTTTDKITLHDVATDTPEIARLRRWLDAAGRIARAERAATLPGATPDTIAARALNWAETRPEWGLAGCAAFIASPRASTAGKRLDGRAFLHSYTWQDDDGFATLELILTAPVVVASWISLQYYGSSVAPDVFGGGNKLIHNVTGGIGVTEGNGGRLRPGLPRQAVHDGARLMHDPLRLSVLIEAPAEAITDILARHDSLRALFDKGWLHLLRMHDGRVTERYRPGLAWEPVPSA from the coding sequence ATGTTCATGAAACACGCAAAGATCGCCCCCGCCCGGATCTCGGAAATCCTCACCGCGGCCGAGGCGGCGGGCCGCGCCATCCCGCCGGCCTTCCCCCTCGATGCCACCGTCGCGGTCAACCCGTTCCTCGGCCAGACGGGCGAGGATCTGGCCAAAGCCTCCGCCCGGCTGATGCGGGTGGCGGGCACCCGCGCCACCCCGGCCCTGACCGATTACGCCACGCGGATCGCCGAGGGGCGGTTGACGCAGACCGACATCACCGCCGCCTGGGAAGCCGCCGCCCCCGCGACCCGCCCCGCCTCCCCCGAGGTGCTGATCGCCATGGCCAAGGCCGCGACCGATACAGGCCCCGTCACGCCGCTCCCCGGCATTGCCGATCTGGCCGCCAGGGCGACCGGCATCGACTGGCCCTCGATCATCGAGAAATCCATGGGCCTCTGGGCAGCAGGCCATTTCGACCAGGGACAGGCGCTCTGGTCCGCAGGCCCCAAGGACAGTGCCTTTGCCGCCTGGCGCGCCTGGGCCAGCCATGACCTCACGCCCGAGATCGCGGGCCTGAGCGGCTTTTGCGCCCATGCCGCCGCCGCCCCCGACACGACCGAACGAGCCATCCTGCGCGCGGCCGAGGCTTTGGGCCTCTGCGCCGCCTCTGCCGAGACCGTCTTTCACCGGCTCTACATGGATCTGGGCGGCTGGGCGCAACATGCCCGCTGGCTCCTGTGGCAGGCCGAATTGTCGGGCACGACCGACACGACACTGGCCGACCTGCTCGCCATCCGCCTCATCTGGGACGAGGCGCTTCTGGCCCATATCCCCACGATCGCCCCGGACTGGGCCGCGACGCGCGACGCCCACCGCGCCCCCGTGGAACCCGATGCCGAAACCGCCGCGCTGGCGATCTTGCAAGAGGCCGCGGAACGCGCCCACCAGCGCAGCCTGATCGCCACGCTCGACGGCTCCGGCCCCGCAGCCGACACGCGCCCGCATCTGCAAGCGGCCTTCTGCATCGATGTCCGGTCCGAGGTGTTCCGCCGCGCGCTCGAAAGCGTCGATCCCGGCATCGCGACCGTGGGTTTCGCCGGGTTCTTCGGCCTGCCGCTCTCGCATCTGGCGCAAGGCTCCGACGTGGCGGCGGCGCATCTGCCCGTGCTGCTGACACCCTCGCTCACCACGACCAGCCAGGCCGATCCCGCCACCGAACAGGACATCCGCATCCGTGCCCGCACCCGCCGCGCCTGGGGCCGGTTCCGGCAGGCGGCCGTCTCCTCCTTCGCCTTCGTCGAGGCGGCGGGCCCCCTCTATGCCGGCAAGCTCCTGCGCGATGCGCTGGGGCTCGGCCACCACGCCACGCCCCCCCAACCCTGCCCGCAGGTCATCGGCGGCCTGTCGCCCGAGGCCAAGGCCGACACCGCCGCCGCCGTCCTCAAGGCCATGAGCCTGCGCGACGGCCATGGCCGCTTCGTCCTGCTGCTCGGCCACGGCGGACAGGTCACCAACAACCCCCACGAAAGCGCCTATCACTGCGGCGCTTGCGGCGGGCAGACGGGCGAGGTGTCGGCACGGCTTCTGGCGACGCTCCTGAACGATCCCGAAACCCGCGCGGGCCTGCCCGCACGCGGCATCACCCTGCCCGACGATACCCTGTTCATCGCGGGGCTTCATGACACGACGACGGACAAGATCACGCTCCATGACGTGGCGACCGACACCCCCGAGATTGCGCGCCTGCGCCGCTGGCTCGATGCGGCGGGTCGGATCGCCCGGGCCGAACGCGCCGCGACCCTGCCCGGTGCCACGCCCGATACCATCGCGGCCCGCGCGCTCAACTGGGCCGAAACGCGGCCCGAATGGGGGCTTGCGGGTTGCGCCGCCTTCATCGCTTCCCCCCGCGCCAGCACCGCCGGCAAGCGGCTCGATGGTCGCGCCTTCCTGCACAGCTACACCTGGCAAGACGACGACGGCTTCGCCACGCTCGAGCTGATCCTGACCGCACCTGTCGTGGTCGCAAGCTGGATCAGCCTGCAATATTACGGCTCCTCCGTCGCCCCCGATGTCTTTGGCGGCGGCAACAAGCTGATCCACAACGTCACCGGCGGCATCGGCGTGACCGAGGGCAATGGCGGCCGCCTGCGCCCCGGCCTGCCCCGGCAAGCGGTCCATGACGGCGCGCGGCTGATGCATGACCCCCTGCGCCTCTCGGTGCTGATCGAGGCCCCGGCCGAGGCGATCACCGACATCCTCGCCCGCCACGACAGCCTCCGCGCGCTCTTCGACAAGGGCTGGCTGCATCTCTTGCGGATGCACGATGGCCGCGTGACCGAACGCTATCGCCCCGGCCTCGCATGGGAACCCGTCCCGAGCGCTTGA
- a CDS encoding proton-conducting transporter membrane subunit, whose amino-acid sequence MTPILSLSFLAPALLLATACLALRHPGKRPGQLPRLAELAALAALALTASALGVHVVQGGGAGPLGLRVDAISLTLALLVSFIGWVVMRYSRSYLDGEENEGLFHGLMLATLAAVLVFVQAGNLVLLAGAAIAIGLGLRRLLLFYPDRPEARRAAAKFTLVWHGGDVALALAAILMLATHGTADIAAITTTLSDAGPGIAGHAAAALLILAAILKTAAFPLHGWLTEVMEAPTPVSAFLHAGIINAGGVLLITAAPLVQQSAGGLALLVMLGGFTALFGAAVMLTQSAVKTSLAWSTVSQMGFMLLQCGLGLWALALLHIVAHSLYKAHAFLSSGGAVAAVAAIRKPGPVAVPNLAAVLRAFGLALVLYAVMALGFSAILGPKTPQALALGAILIFGVAYLVAQGLADAAPAQLTRRTGLAALATAFAYFAFQAMAAHLWGPLLPAAPLPGPLEWALIVLAVLSFGTVAIAQALFPLWAHHPATAGLRVHLANGLYLNALLDRAIGGFRISRSH is encoded by the coding sequence ATGACCCCGATCCTCTCGCTCAGCTTCCTTGCCCCGGCCCTGCTACTGGCCACGGCCTGCCTTGCGCTCCGCCACCCCGGCAAACGCCCGGGACAGCTGCCGCGCCTTGCCGAACTGGCGGCGCTCGCGGCCCTCGCGCTGACGGCATCGGCGCTTGGGGTCCATGTCGTGCAGGGCGGCGGCGCGGGGCCTCTGGGACTGCGCGTCGATGCCATCAGCCTGACGCTCGCCCTGCTCGTCTCCTTCATCGGCTGGGTCGTGATGCGCTACAGCCGCAGCTATCTGGACGGCGAAGAGAACGAGGGCCTGTTCCACGGCCTGATGCTGGCCACGCTCGCCGCCGTTCTGGTCTTCGTGCAGGCGGGCAATCTTGTGCTCTTGGCCGGTGCTGCCATCGCCATCGGCCTCGGCCTGCGCCGGCTCCTGCTCTTCTATCCCGACCGGCCCGAGGCGCGGCGCGCAGCGGCGAAATTCACCCTCGTCTGGCACGGCGGCGATGTGGCGCTGGCTCTGGCCGCGATCCTGATGCTCGCCACCCATGGCACCGCCGACATCGCCGCGATCACCACAACCCTGTCCGACGCAGGCCCCGGGATCGCAGGCCATGCCGCCGCAGCCCTCCTGATCCTCGCCGCGATCCTCAAGACCGCCGCCTTCCCCCTCCACGGCTGGCTGACCGAGGTGATGGAGGCGCCCACCCCCGTCTCGGCCTTCCTTCATGCGGGCATCATCAATGCGGGCGGCGTCCTCTTGATCACCGCAGCGCCGCTTGTGCAGCAAAGCGCGGGGGGCCTTGCGCTCCTTGTCATGCTCGGCGGCTTCACGGCGCTCTTCGGGGCAGCCGTCATGCTGACCCAAAGCGCGGTCAAGACCTCGCTCGCCTGGTCCACCGTGTCGCAGATGGGCTTCATGCTGCTGCAATGCGGCCTGGGGCTCTGGGCGCTGGCGCTTCTGCACATCGTCGCCCATTCGCTCTACAAGGCGCATGCCTTCCTGTCCTCGGGCGGGGCGGTGGCCGCTGTCGCCGCGATCCGCAAACCGGGGCCGGTGGCCGTGCCGAACCTTGCCGCCGTCCTGCGCGCCTTCGGCCTTGCGCTTGTCCTCTATGCCGTGATGGCCCTGGGCTTTTCCGCGATCCTCGGCCCCAAGACACCGCAGGCGCTGGCGCTTGGCGCGATCCTGATCTTCGGCGTCGCCTATCTCGTGGCCCAGGGTCTGGCCGATGCCGCCCCGGCCCAACTGACCCGGCGCACAGGCCTCGCCGCGCTGGCCACGGCTTTCGCGTATTTCGCCTTTCAGGCCATGGCGGCCCATCTCTGGGGGCCGCTTCTGCCCGCAGCGCCCCTGCCCGGCCCGCTCGAATGGGCGCTGATCGTGCTCGCGGTCCTGTCCTTCGGCACGGTCGCCATCGCGCAGGCGCTGTTCCCGCTCTGGGCCCATCACCCCGCCACCGCAGGGCTGCGCGTGCATCTGGCCAACGGCCTCTATCTCAACGCGCTTCTGGACCGCGCCATCGGCGGCTTCCGCATCTCCCGTTCCCATTGA
- the uxaC gene encoding glucuronate isomerase, producing MPRLNPDRLFPPEPQLRALARAIFDSAADAPILSPHGHTDPRWFAEDAAFPDPTQLFVIPDHYVFRMLHSQGVPLESLGIAPQDGGPAETDLRKIWQTFADHYHLFRGTPSRLWLDHAFATVFGIEEDFGPATAMAFYDRIAEALTTPAFRPRALYKRFDIEALATTEGALDDLRWHKMIRDSGWDGRVITTYRPDAVTDPDTPDFRKNVESFCAMAGTDAGSFARYLDAHRARRAYFRDIGGATATDHGHPTATTRNLSPAATEALYQKVLSGRADAAEREDFRGQMLTEMAKLSLEDGMVMQIHPGSFRNHSTAIFDRFGRDKGFDIPTRTDYVRDLRPLLDAIGHERDLRIILFTLDETAYARELAPLAGVYPCLRLGPAWWFHDSFEGMWRYRQMTTETAGFYNTTGFNDDTRAYLSIPARHDVARRVDAAYLATLVGTGRLSETDAFDLMQDLTHRLARQAYRL from the coding sequence ATGCCACGATTGAACCCCGACCGCCTGTTCCCGCCCGAACCGCAGCTGCGCGCACTGGCCCGTGCGATCTTCGACAGTGCGGCGGATGCCCCGATCCTCTCGCCCCATGGCCACACCGACCCCCGCTGGTTCGCCGAGGATGCGGCCTTTCCCGATCCCACCCAGCTGTTCGTGATCCCCGATCACTACGTCTTCCGGATGCTCCACAGCCAGGGCGTCCCGCTGGAAAGCCTCGGGATCGCGCCGCAGGATGGCGGTCCGGCCGAAACCGACCTGCGCAAGATTTGGCAGACATTTGCCGATCACTATCACCTGTTTCGCGGCACGCCCTCGCGGCTTTGGCTCGACCATGCCTTCGCCACCGTCTTCGGCATCGAGGAGGATTTCGGCCCCGCCACCGCCATGGCCTTCTACGACCGCATCGCCGAGGCGCTGACCACCCCGGCCTTCCGCCCCCGCGCGCTCTACAAACGCTTCGATATCGAAGCGCTGGCCACGACCGAAGGCGCGCTCGACGATCTGCGCTGGCACAAGATGATCCGCGACAGCGGCTGGGACGGGCGGGTCATCACCACCTACCGCCCCGATGCCGTCACCGACCCCGACACACCCGATTTCCGCAAGAACGTCGAAAGCTTCTGCGCCATGGCCGGAACCGATGCCGGCAGTTTCGCCAGGTATCTCGACGCCCACCGCGCCCGCCGCGCGTATTTCCGCGACATCGGCGGCGCGACCGCCACCGATCACGGCCATCCCACCGCCACCACGCGCAACCTGTCCCCCGCCGCGACCGAGGCGCTTTATCAAAAGGTCCTTTCAGGCCGCGCCGATGCCGCCGAACGCGAGGATTTTCGCGGCCAGATGCTGACGGAAATGGCGAAACTCAGCCTCGAGGACGGGATGGTCATGCAGATCCATCCCGGCTCCTTCCGCAACCATTCCACCGCGATCTTCGACCGTTTCGGACGGGACAAGGGCTTCGACATCCCCACCCGCACCGATTACGTGCGCGACCTGCGCCCGCTTCTGGATGCAATCGGCCATGAGCGCGACCTGCGGATCATCCTCTTTACCCTCGACGAAACCGCCTACGCCCGCGAACTTGCGCCGCTGGCGGGCGTCTATCCCTGCCTGCGGCTTGGCCCCGCCTGGTGGTTTCACGACAGTTTCGAAGGCATGTGGCGCTACCGCCAGATGACGACCGAAACGGCGGGTTTCTACAACACCACCGGTTTCAACGACGACACCCGTGCCTATCTCTCGATCCCGGCCCGCCACGACGTGGCCCGCCGCGTCGATGCTGCCTATCTCGCCACGCTGGTGGGCACCGGTCGCCTGTCGGAAACCGATGCCTTTGATCTTATGCAAGATCTGACGCATCGCCTCGCCAGACAGGCCTACCGGCTTTGA